Genomic DNA from Hordeum vulgare subsp. vulgare chromosome 2H, MorexV3_pseudomolecules_assembly, whole genome shotgun sequence:
GGAAATAGGCCTAGATGACTAtccacctatcctattaatatgtcgccatccaaaccggttgaagatatcccGAGCTACCATCTTCCATtgggcacacccagtaaccaaaggctcccttgcTTCCACatgagtgagtaaggaccacgtgCGGATCAAGGCAGTAGCCCTGAAGATAACCTGTAAAAAGTGAATATAGCTTTGTCTGTTAAACACTAAatcatttctgcagttccatGCAGCCCAGAATAGTCTACAGGTACCAAGACGAGTAAGTTTAGCATAGTCAACATTGACCCCTTcaaccacgtcccaaataacatgttaatGCTAGTAGGAGGGcttatgttgaaagcaatatgaaTCGAGCGCCATAAaagtttagccataggacaatctagaaagaggtgcttaatagTTTCTTTATTCTGACAAAAGCTGCATCTTTGATTTCCTTTCCAATTATGTTTGGCCAAGTTGTCCTTAATTAAAATAACTcatttgtgaacaaaccacatgaagatctttatcTTAAGGGGAACTTTGACCTTTCATATATGCATGGATTTTGAAATAGGCGAGGAATCTATGAGGTGCATGTACATAGATTTTACAGTAAATAAACCATTAGTAGTAAACCTCCATTGAACAATATCAGGGCAGTCAGAAAGGCTATGTCCATCAGCCTTCTGACTAGATGCAGCCATCTAGTCCATCTGTCACCAATCAAGGCTCTACGGAACTGAATATTTAGAGGAGTCTCACGCAATACTGTCGCAACGGACACCTGTCGACGTTGCGCAATATTTTAAAGTTGCAGATACTGAAGAGCCAAGGACTCCCCCCTAGCAATgtatcttcccagaatctagttAATTCACCGTTTTCAATGATAAACCTAGTTCTATTGAAAAATGCAGTTTTAGACCTCATCAGACCCTTCCAGAAAGGAGAGTCACCTGGTCTTGTGGTGACCTGAGCTAAGGTCTTGTGTTGTAGGTACTTGTTCTTCAGAATTTGTACCCACGTACCTTCTGTTTTCACAGATAGTCTAAACAACCATTTGCTGAGCAGACATCTATTCTtaacctctaaattctcaatccCTAAACCTCCTTGGTCCTTTGGTCTGCAGATTATGTCCCATCTAGTAAGCCTATAGTTGGCCTTGACatcatcactctgccagaaaaacCTCGACCGATAGAAATCCAACATTTTTCGCACCACAACTGGTACTTGAAAAAAGGATAGAAGAAACATGGGCATGCTTGATAATACAGAATTAACAAGTACCAAACGTCCTCCATAGGATAAAAGCTTGCCTTTCCAGCAgcttgtttttttttcaaatcggtcttcgatacatttccactccttatttgtCAACTTTCGGTGGTGGATAGGGATCCCTAAGTACGTGAAAGGTAAATTACCACTTTCATAGCCGAATAGTTGATTATAAGTGAGATGTTCTGCTTTGGCCTTTCCAAAGCAAAACAGTTCACTTTTGTTTAAATTAATCTTCAGCCCAGATAGTTGTTCAAATAAGCACAAGATGAGTTTCATGTTTATGGCCTTTTTAAGATTATGTTCCATAAAAAGGATCGTGTCATCTACATACTGTAGAATAGAGACACCCCCATCCACTAGATGTGGTACTAGTCCCCCTACAAGGTCTTTCTCATTGGCTCTCCTGATCATGAGTACCAACATATCTGCAACAATGTTAAATAAAATAAGAGACATAGGGTCACCTTGTCTAAGACCCTTCAgtgtctgaaagaaatgaccCACATCATCATTTACTTTGATACCGACACTTCCTTTTTTTTATAAAACAGTCTATATGCTTGCGCCACATCTCACCAAACCCCTTCATACGTAGGGTTTGTTGCAGAAAAGACCATTTCACTTTGTCGTATGCTTTTTCAAAATCTACTTTGAATATCACTCCGTCAAGTTTCTTGGAGTGCATCTCATGTAAAGTCTCATGTAAGACCACGACCCCTTCTAGAATGTTACGTCCAGGCATAAAGGCCGTCTGCGTAGATTGCACCATCGAATGGGCCATCTTAGTTAGCCTATCCATTCCCACCTTCGTAAAAAATTTGAAGCTAACGTTTAACAGACAAATAGGACGAAATTGTTCAATCCGCGTAGCACCCTCCTTCTTTGGTAACAATGTAATGGTATCAAAATTCAGGTGAAAGAGTTGTAAGTGACCACAGAACAGATCATGAAACATTGACATAAGGTCTTTCTTGATAATATACCAGCACTTCTTATAAGACTCAACCGGAAACCCATCTGGACCGGGAGCTTTTCCGTTCTTCATGCCCTCAATAGCCTGTAGCACCTCTTTCTCCAAAAATGGAGCGGATAAACTCCCATTATCGGCCTCTCCGACCTGagtaatatcctctacccgatgcTCATCCATAGACACAAAACTATGATTAGGAGCACCAAACAGCCGTTTATAATAGTGCAGCGGATGATATCACCAACCGAGTTACGTGTGCAATGGTTGGAGCTAACACCTTTGAGTGTTATAAAGGTTGGAGATAAAACCTTTGTGTCGTAATTTACTCTCTCGTTAATTTTGCAGCGACAAAACAGTTACAGAGATTATATTTACTTATAGCGGGAGTGCTAATCAGTCGCTATTGGTTATGTTCATGTGAAATTCGAGCAACATCCCTTAGTTACCGTCCTTATCAAGTACGTAATCGAACCGTATGGTTACGTGATACTTACTAGGGTGGTGATACTTATTACGGTGTACCAATTTATTTCTCTGCACTAATTAACACTAACCGAGTACCATTGTGAAAATTGTTTGTATGTGCTTCTTTGAACTTAACTAGCTAGCTAAATGGTCATGTGCTGCTACCGAAGTTATTTCTTTGCTACGTATTGTCAGTTGGTTAAACGCGCATGACACATAGCCCATTAGTttgtgaaaaatttagaaaaatcaTCTCAAAATATACATTAGTCAAATGAACCATATGTACATCCTCTGGAAAGTCAGTGACAACTGTGGTGATTCAAATGACTTAAGAAGTGAACGCACCACCACCAACTATGATCTTTACCATTAGTATTTATTTAGTAGTGTAAACCTACTTTTGTGTAGATGTGAGTGCTTTCATGAACATGGTTTAGTAACGATAGTAGGACTGAAAATAGGTTCAACTTGCTTTGTAtacaatattatgataaaaaaaaTATGGTAAGTGAGTGATTTGTTGTTGTACTTATGGTAGAATGGAGTCTTTGCAATTAAAGAGCTACCATGGGATTGTGAAAGTTTCTGGTATAGTAATTTGTGTGGCTGGTGTTACGGTACTAGCGTTATGCCAAGGACCGGAGCTCAAATCTATCGTCCATCACCCTATGTTTCGTCACCCAAGTCGAGTTGATACTCATCCCTCAAGGAGCTGGATATTGGGAATTCTCCTGCAATCTCTTGCCACTGTGATGTTTGCGCTTTGGACAGTGTTTCAGGTATGCATCTTGCTGTGTGCACAGGCTACAGATTCAGGTGTGTGTGCTTGTTCAGATGCTTATTTATTCCATGTTGCTTCTAGGGCCCTTTGCTGGAGGAGTATCCGTCCATGCTGCTTAACACGAGCCTTCAGATTGTCTTTGCGACTGTTCAATCCTTTTTCATGGCTCTAGTGATGGAGAGAGACTTTTCAAGATGGAAGTTGAGATTGGATGTAGGTCTTGTGGCGATCATCTATTGTGTAAGTATAAAAACGATCTCCTCACCAGCAACAAATTATTGATTTTTTTACGGAACCTTGAGTCCTTGACAGAGGGCAGGGAGCTCCCGCTTTGCATAAGGAAGAAAAGAGTTTGGCCAGTTAATGAGGAAAACGGGACCGAAAACCATACATGGTGTTCGTAATAAGAATGTTTTTTTTTATCAAAGTTCGTAATAAGAATGTTACCTTGGAAGTACTCCCTCCGCCCCATAATATAAAAGCGcaacactcttatattatgggacggagggagtagaaaataAAATCCTGACCCTATGAAATTACTTTACATTGTAGGGTGTATTTGTTACCGCATTGGCAAACTACCTGCAAATCTGGGTCATTGGCAGGTGCGGCCCAGTATTCCTGGCCATGACAGTACCCCTAACTTTGGTTATCACAATCATTCTGGCACTTCTCATAGGAGAAGCAGTCACCCTTGGAAGGTGCATTTCTTAATGTTTGCTTGTTAGACAGAAGTACTACACCGAAAAAAACAATCTTAATTTGTTCCTCTTCTAATAAACAGTGTGATAAGTGGCGCGCTGATGGTTGGTGGCCTGTACAATGTTCTCTGGGGGAAGAGAATAGAGCAAGCAGCTCTCCGCAAGCAAGGAGGTAGCGGAGAAAATGGATCATGCTTGGATTTGGAGGAACAAGTTCCAGCAAAGCGGGATTCAATCAACCCAGTGCCAGGTTCGAAAGAAAGAACTGAAAACTGATACATCAAGCTGAACTGTGACCAGCAAGCGGTGTCACTATAGGTTTATACAAAAAAAATGCTTCAGGTCAGTCCACCAGAAACCGTTCAAAGATCTGTAATATTGTTTACTGCCAGTCAGCTATAGCAGCTTTAATTGTTTGTTCAGGGCTTATGGAATGTCCTTGTTTTTTTAGTTCGTGTGGTGGATTTTGTCTCTGTGAGTTCTTCCTTGCATGTTATGGATTGAGAAATTTCTACTTTTAGTGGACCAGCTAGTAGGCCGTGTGGTCGCTTCGTACCCTCCcctccccaccaccaccaccaccaccacatcatTGATCCACTCTTTCCGTCCACATATCAACTTTCCTAAGATAACTACTCATATCTTAACCACAATCAATCTATTTAATTAAATATAATAACGACCTTTCAATCATTTCATATACAGAATCAATCATCAATAATTCCATAAAATCAATCATCAATCATCTCTACTCCTAAAGGGATCCGTAGGACCTTCCTCGAGGGCGTCGGGGGCGACCCTTCCTCTTGCCTCGTCACGTAtcgggggaaacccttggcagcagcgtcgtcatcgtcgcagTCCTTTttggaggtgttgattggtaccggTGCTTTGGAGCTTGGTGGAAGATCTTCGGTGGGCGCAGTGGTCGTGAAACTTCTTCGTTTCCGTCGACCCAccgttgtcggcatttttctcttgttgtttcTCTTTCGTTTCTTTTGGGTGTGATTATGCTGCTTCCCTCCCAGCATCTACTGTTGGTTGTAtcggttggttgctttgtaatacaaagcagGGGGAAACCTTTTTTCGGAAAAAGGGATCCGTAGGTCATTTGGTTGGTTCGCACACAGTCATTAATGTGAAAATACTTTGGAAGCGGAGTGCCGAATCAATTTGCAAATCAAGCCATTAATGCAATTAATTATCAGATTACTTCCTTCATCATAGTTAAAAAAGaacagttaaatttacgtgcattttcacAATAGACATAGTTCAGGACGCATTACATTTACTCATAGCCGCTAATAGTACTctgttgtactacttctatatgcatgcatagtgtgaatgctatttttcagcccatcccacagccaatcaataatCACCTAGGTTTCAGAGAATTTCCAAGCACGCCTTCTaccgtgatggagggagtattaattaTGCGCGCAATTAATTGGATCCATTTAAATAGGGATGTCCATTCATATAGGGGAGTCTGTTGTCTGTTGTCGCTAGGTTTAGTTCCATTAGTCGCTCGATCGAACAGAGGATGTCCCACTCCGGCTGATCCTTTTCCAAAGTATAAACCCATCCGGCCTGATTTCCTTCCAATCAAAACAGACCGATATGCAATCTCAAAACAAACAACGTCAAGGTGTTTTGGGAAGATGATCAGTCCATCAACATCTCAAAAGGCTGCTCAAGACATTCTTCTATGGTCAAACTTCCAACAAGAACTTCTCATTGCTGGGGTGTCATGCTATCCTGGCTAGATCTGAGTATgtaattttcttttctttcttgagCTCTACCTCGCGCCTCCTTTGTAATACCCCTAAAAAGATTATTTTCTTATATGGATATATTGTTCTCTCATATTTTGTTTGCTAAAATGTCTTTTAGTATATATCATGCATAGATATGAATTCTGTTTTTTTACTGGATATATATTACTGGATTATTATTGCATGAAAGATTACTGTACAGTCATGATTTTTAAAGCAACCGCATATTCTGATCTCATATGAATTAAAATCATGCGCTTCAACAGTACTCACGGGACATGTGGTTAGCaaaatcaaaattcaaaaaaaatgtcATGGATTTTATACTACTCAAAAGTTTCATTGGTTTTGCACCAGGTGTTCCCCATAATAGAAAAATGTATCCTTAATAAAAATTAATGTATCCATCTTATAGTAAAAGAGAAGGGTGTAAGTAACTGCACCTATATGTTAGATACGGGCTAACTTGTAGAAGAAGAAGCTTGTCAATTTCCTCTCAACGAAGTTTCCAGCTTGGTCTCACAACCGAGCCATGTCTACCATGCACAATATCTTATTGCTTTCAGATCTCCCGTTTATTCTTAATGTCGCTTCATTTTTTATGGTTATTGATCTATGACGAAGGGGGTGTGCTAGTGCCAGTGCCAATGCCCGTTGCTATTCAAACAACGGAGTGGATCTGGCAATATTTTTATCAATAAAGGTTATCTTTCATGTGGCCTTTGTTATTAGATACATGCATATGTGTGTCACTTCCTTAGATCATATCTGGTTCCTAAAGTTTTAGATGTTACATATAACCATCAGTTacctttcaaaaaaaaatgacCATTAGTTATCCCATTGGCAGTCCTTGTACATGTTTTTTTATCTGCTTTAAAAATTATTGTGAAGCAAAATAAAGTTGTATGTAAGAATATCCTAGATTGTGTTTTTATATAAAAGGATCGCTTCAAGTTACCTCCTTTTTTGGTGAAGCATTAAACTAAGAATGTAGAATGGGGGACCAAAATACTTCTTAGGAAAGTACCGGAGCAGGAACTCAAATTAGTCTGccttgtgatgtgatgtgatgtgtgcgtgtgtgtgtgtgtgcgcgcgcacgCGTGTGCGGGTGCGAGTGTGCATGTGCTTACGTTCATCTCTGGTCTAGGTTTAGTTGTCCCTGATGCTTGGTTTTAATTTTCTACTAGCATATAATTATACAAGAAAAGAAAAAGTGAGAGGGTAAAATACCCCGAAAGGGAGTATCCAAAAAAGGGAGTACCATACAGAAAAGTAAAGTGGGAGTGTGAAAACCCCCGGAAGTATTGAAAAATATTCGGTACTGGGAGGCGGGTTATGAGGGGAGGCATGCCGAAGGCGTAGTAGTACGGGAGGACAAATGGAATGGGATCCTTAACCGGTGCtaattgttatttgattgcaacaCAATTTATGTTATAGTTCTTGTCATACATCCTTTTGTATTCATCTTAGTGTCTATTTGACTTGTTTTCTACATAAATTATGGACCCGCTTTGTGGACGAACGGTCGCCAGGAGGAGGTGGCATTTGTGAACGATTTCATTGTCATTTTCAGTTAGAGGGGATGATAGTTTCTTCAGAATGACATGGCAATTTCTGTTAGAGAAGGAAATTTTAGTTTTTCAAAATATCACTGTATGATCTCGTCCCAAAACTAAATCTGCTATCAAAAGGGGTTCAATTGCCACCCCTTTTGCAGTGATTGGTAGTCAGTTAACTTTTCCTTGAATGATAATATAGGAAAGAATAAGTATCAGAACTATTGCCATGGTGCCCATTTCAAGTCTAGCAATGAATTAACAAGTTTAACATGTGAAGCCATTTCTATGTGTTGTGCGGACTATTATCATTAATTTGTGTGCTTCATAGTGATGGAGTAAATGGCccagtattaagttcaaaaggttGTCTTAGCCCGTGTAatcaaaaaataaattaaaaacccGTGACAACGCATGGACGTTCTACTATTATATACTAGGGGTACACCTCAACCATAACCCGAATATGAAAGATGCCCACTAGAGACATCGTGTAACACGCCAAACCAATGGCTAAGTCATGCTCATCACTATCGAGGAGCCACCACAGCCAGCTCCATTGGTTGCTTCACCGCATGTACCCATGCCGATGAATAACCATGGGAAAGAGCCCAACACACAGCGTCAAAGGGAGCAAAAGTGCATCGTCCTCATTAAGGTCACACTACATCGGGTACAGGTTAATTTTACCGTTCTATCGTCTCTCATAGTCGTAGGGTAAATAACGCTGATGATCCACGCGGGCAATATCTAAACAGAAAGATATGCTAGTGCATGTACTTGCTACACACGATCAATCGTAATTGGTTGGTTCATCTAAAATTGCAGATGTACATGTACTGCTACTGCACCTCAAGTTCCATTTGCTTCCCATCTCAACAAATAAACTTTCATTTGCTTTGGGCGCCTCTGAATAGCTTTGGGTGCCTTTGGTTTAGTTGGGTTATTTGTGGTCCTTCTTTCACCCAGGTCGCACAAACCAAAATCCACTACAAGTCTTCGCCACAGCACATTGACGGCGCTATTGGATAACAAAAATTAATTTTCCTGCTTATCAAAAATGCCTCCGTAGCATAGTGGTAGTGCGTTCCCTTCGTAAGGGAAAGGTCGTGAGTTCGATCCTCACCGGGGGCTTAGTTTTaaattcattttttctttttttttccattCTTGTTATCTTCTTAATTCTTATGTTCTGATCATCTTGACGTTGGCTCATTTTCAATGCTTCTGCGTTCTGATAATCTCCACGTTGGTGTTTGTGTTTGCTTCGAATTCAATAGTTATTAACATTTTATTCCTTTTGCATAGACTTGCATGTCGTTGTTTTGGCACGTAATAAAATTTGCTAGCAAATttgtcatttatttatttttaatttctTATATTATTCCAAAAACAGCTGCATCGTAGGAGAGAAGACGAGTAGAACGTGATATAGCGGGCAGGAAGAGTGATGGATGCTCCCGTTGTTTGGTTCACGAGCGAGTCCTATTCATCAATTTGATCAGTAATATATGAATAACGAGACGTAAATATACCAATCATATTTGTGAACTAGCGACAGCGACATAGTTACTCATGTATTCAAATGCAGAAGTAGCTTGTGATGCAGACTTTAATACAACTCCATACGAATTTGATCCACTTTTTGTTCGTTTGGGTCCGTCGTAGAGGCAGCGTGCGGTCCCGTCCGTGTTTTGGTATCCAGGACGCCCAACTGGCCAACATATTTCGTCTACACGGTCATATTTTTACATACAAATCTAAACATTGCCCATAGTTCATAAATCACATAGTTTACAATGAAATAGAAATCtcatacttcctccgtttttaaatataagtcgttttagaggtttcattatgaactacatacggatgtatatacacATGTTTTGaaatgtagattcacttattttgcttatATTTAAAAACTGAGGAACTAGTATACAAACCAAATAAAAATATGGTTCACCGCATGTCTAGCAATCCAGAAGCGTCGTCCGAATGGCCTAGGATTGAAGAGTGGGGATGTGCGCTGAAAgtggtttttaaatataagtcgttttagaggtttcattatgaactacatacggatgtatatacacATGTTTTGaaatgtagattcacttattttgcttatATTTAAAAACTGAGGAACTAGTATACAAACCAAATAAAAATATGGTTCACCGCATGTCTAGCAATCCAGAAGCGTCGTCCGAATGGCCTAGGATTGAAGAGTGGGGATGTGCGCTGAAAGTAATTAGCGAAGAGCGGGCAATGGCCGGTTTCTTCGTTGCGGTTCAACACCGGAACTGTAACgatcaagatgcggtcctttccgatctgggga
This window encodes:
- the LOC123431265 gene encoding WAT1-related protein At5g64700-like yields the protein MGNRAPYVVSFLLRFIYAVMQILTKVAFNQGTSTYVLVFYRHLIGTMFLLPIAFAIERKTAPRLSYKVCLKLFVHALYGMSASLNISCVGLSYASATSASAVLNLLPVLTFFLAVLLRMESLQLKSYHGIVKVSGIVICVAGVTVLALCQGPELKSIVHHPMFRHPSRVDTHPSRSWILGILLQSLATVMFALWTVFQGPLLEEYPSMLLNTSLQIVFATVQSFFMALVMERDFSRWKLRLDVGLVAIIYCGVFVTALANYLQIWVIGRCGPVFLAMTVPLTLVITIILALLIGEAVTLGSVISGALMVGGLYNVLWGKRIEQAALRKQGGSGENGSCLDLEEQVPAKRDSINPVPGSKERTEN